Proteins from a single region of Parambassis ranga chromosome 16, fParRan2.1, whole genome shotgun sequence:
- the LOC114448234 gene encoding protein asteroid homolog 1-like: MGVQGLSGLIENQRDIHRDVRFRTSRLLIDGSNLSHLLYYSSGLDQNHGGEYAAFEDLVERFVSALRSCRIAPYVLMDGGSDFTDRKLETVTSRAEDRIKRAHQAAESGRQKNILPGLIKWVFRQTLVRLEVPVAQCFGEADQEIAALAKEWKCPVLSNDSDFFIFNLPAGILPISHFRWKAVRQSGSRSYIPCKRYQSTSFCSFFRIRLQLLPVFAVLAGNDYVKQQQINWTQFAPAGTKAPRLEGLLCWLRGFQQPQKALKAAVRLLGNLSKTSKAEVRRSLDLGLKEYQVPPSCLQKFFTHGEAPEFPVVEELCPGLRGVAELVPDWMRLPLTQARLIGDVLDVLLLHRVSLSIAVEHKDLPSSNLTSGPLRQVMYGLLLSGGRRPQVEERDRDGLQPKFTPVTPTYSQDPEQLNLSCLHEADPSQRLQVLLEALGVTQDHLRDLPPQLQLPVAVTCYWLQRAQPAPGERLVEALLLGMSRGDAPRSRTAVGCSRQKPDVCDAHAFNQWQACLKDTLHLNQLLGFPLPEPHIAR; the protein is encoded by the exons ATGGGCGTTCAGGGTCTGAGCGGCTTGATAGAGAACCAGCGGGACATCCACCGGGACGTCCGGTTCCGGACGAGCCGGCTGCTGATAGACGGATCCAACCTGAGCCACCTGCTGTACTACAGCTCAG GTCTGGACCAGAACCACGGTGGGGAGTATGCTGCCTTCGAGGACCTGGTTGAGAGGTTCGTCTCGGCCCTCAGATCCTGCAGGATCGCGCCGTACGTGCTGATGGACGGAGGCTCAGACTTCACTGACAGGAAGCTTGAAACGGTGACGAGCAGAGCCGAGGACCGGATCAAGAGGGCCCATCAAGCGGCGGAGAGCGGCAGGCAGAAGAACATCCTGCCAGGGCTCATCAAGTGGGTGTTCAGGCAGACTCTGGTCCGGCTGGAGGTGCCGGTGGCCCAGTGCTTTGGGGAAGCAGACCAGGAGATCGCTGCCCTGGCCAAAGAATGGAAGTGTCCAGTACTTTCCAACGACAGTGACTTCTTCATCTTCAACCTGCCGGCGGGGATCCTGCCCATCTCTCACTTCCGGTGGAAGGCAGTGAGGCAGAGCGGCTCTCGGAGCTACATCCCCTGTAAGCGGTACCAGTCCACcagcttctgcagcttcttcagaATCCGGCTCCAGCTCCTGCCCGTCTTCGCTGTCTTGGCCGGAAACGACTacgtgaagcagcagcagatcaacTGGACTCAGTTTGCACCAGCAGGCACCAAGGCGCCCCGCCTGGAGGGGCTGCTGTGCTGGCTGAGGGGCttccagcagcctcagaaggccctgaaggcagcagtgaggctctTGGGAAACCTGAGCAAGACGAGTAAGGCGGAGGTGCGGCGGAGCTTGGATCTGGGGTTGAAGGAGTACCAGGTGCCGCCCAGCTGCCTGCAGAAGTTCTTCACACACGGAGAGGCCCCCGAGTTCCCGGTGGTGGAGGAG ctgtgtcccgGTCTCCGGGGGGTGGCTGAGCTCGTCCCAGACTGGATGCGGCTGCCTCTGACGCAGGCCCGGCTGATCGGGGACGTCCTGgacgtgctgctgctgcaccggGTGAGCCTCAGCATCGCCGTGGAGCACAAAGACCTGCCCAGCTCCAACCTGACCTCCGGGCCGCTCCGCCAGGTGATGTAcgggctgctgctgagtggggGGAGGAGGCCTCAGGTGGAGGAGCGAGACAGAGACGGCCTCCAACCGAAGTTCACCCCCGTCACACCGACCTACAGCCAGGACCCCGAGCAGCTGAACCTGAGCTGTCTGCACGAG GCGGACCCCTCCCAGCGCCTGCAGGTCTTGCTGGAGGCTCTGGGGGTGACCCAGGACCACCTGAGGGACCTGCCGCCTCAGCTGCAGCTCCCGGTGGCCGTGACCTGCTACTGGCTGCAGAGAGCTCAGCCAGCTCCAGGGGAGCGGCTGGTGGAGGCGCTGCTGCTGGGAATGAGCCGCGGAGACGCACCGAGGTCCAGAACTG ctgtgggaTGCAgtagacaaaagccagatgtgtgtgACGCTCATGCCTTCAACCAATGGCAGGCCTGCCTGAAGGACACCCTCCACCTGAACCAGCTGCTGGGGTTCCCTCTGCCGGAGCCGCACATCGCGCG GTAG